In Phyllopteryx taeniolatus isolate TA_2022b chromosome 6, UOR_Ptae_1.2, whole genome shotgun sequence, one genomic interval encodes:
- the LOC133480142 gene encoding oocyte zinc finger protein XlCOF6 isoform X1: MKVEFVESLNRATVDDVVVMFKSEDEAGSRDGTEDGCTDGQMLDIRIKEEPRFPQISEVRCGVPLSYLEETPDGDRPFKQESDLDLQAGCEYEVAVKLEDVIKEEEEEEDDDDRQDEDSQDGDQVEDDGEEDSTELLSEFFPCPHCDVSFTNLDFLEKHVKWVHQKEYLAELKKCLSDRDQSLIPEHTCTTCGSTFSSKVYLRVHVKEAHPSAPPRRLHPCPTCARSFQYLKNLKNHCQRWHDMSVVIRGGHLCCMHCGKSFKATWGQGPHLCNAPNTECEEKPICLDVGVECSVCGKKLRTPQSLEDHMRTHTGDRPFVCKDCGRRFVERSSWRQHALIHTGEKPHKCQVCGKAFQRGHQLKCHLTTHSAKKEFSCSQCGKEFGLKASLNLHLRTHSNEKPFHCVVCAKRFNTRKNLRVHSKLHNGDKTHQCSDCGLKISDLGALKIHLRTHTGERPYHCTVCGNKFIRLAHLRNHQRTHTGERPYKCDQCDKSFTQSGDLVKHKRTHSGEKPFECPECHRRYTSSGDLGKHRRTHTNLRPYICQECGKSFRLSGHLKTHMLTHTGEKPFSCPNCLRRFARSHHLSGHVAKCR; the protein is encoded by the exons ATGAAGGTGGAATTTGTGGAGTCGCTGAATCGGGCGACGGTGGACGACGTCGTGGTCATGTTCAAAAGTGAGGATGAAGCGGGGTCACGTGACGGCACGGAGGACGGTTGCACGGACGGGCAGATGCTCGACATCCGAATCAAGGAGGAGCCGCGCTTCCCCCAGATCAGCGAGGTCCGTTGTGGCGTCCCGTTAAGCTATTTGGaagagacgccagatggtgacCGTCCTTTCAAACAGGAGTCCGACTTGGACCTCCAGGCGGGATGCGAGTACGAGGTGGCTGTCAAGCTGGAGGACGtcatcaaagaagaagaagaagaagaagacgacgacgacagaCAGGACGAGGACTCACAAGATGGAGACCAGGTGGAGGATGACGGAGAGGAGGACAGCACAG AGTTGTTGTCCGAGTTCTTCCCCTGTCCTCACTGTGATGTCTCCTTCACAAACCTGGACTTCCTGGAGAAGCATGTCAAGTGGGTCCACCAGAAGGAGTACCTCGCCGAGCTCAAGAAATGTCTCTCTGACCGTGACCAAAGCCTCATCCCGGAGCACACCTGCACCACCTGCGGTAGCACCTTCAGTTCTAAAGTCTACCTGCGGGTCCACGTCAAAGAGGCCCACCCTTCCGCCCCACCTCGCCGTCTCCACCCTTGCCCGACATGTGCGCGTAGCTTCCAGTACTTGAAGAATCTGAAGAACCACTGTCAGCGCTGGCACGACATGTCGGTGGTCATCAGAGGTGGGCATCTGTGCTGCATGCATTGCGGGAAGAGCTTCAAGGCCACCTGGGGACAGGGGCCCCACCTGTGCAATGCGCCGAACACCGAATGCGAGGAGAAGCCCATTTGTCTGGATGTGGGTGTTGAGTGTAGCGTGTGTGGCAAGAAGTTGCGCACGCCCCAGAGTCTAGAGGACCACATGCGCACCCACACAGGCGACCGGCCGTTCGTGTGCAAGGACTGCGGCCGGCGGTTTGTGGAGCGAAGCAGCTGGCGCCAACATGCCCTGATCCATACGGGCGAGAAGCCGCACAAGTGTCAAGTGTGCGGGAAGGCCTTCCAGAGGGGACACCAGCTCAAATGCCACCTCACCACACACTCGGCCAAGAAAGAGTTCTCCTGCAGCCAATGCGGGAAAGAGTTTGGACTCAAAGCGAGCTTGAATCTCCACCTGAGGACGCACTCCAACGAAAAGCCTTTTCACTGCGTGGTTTGTGCCAAGAGATTCAACACCCGCAAGAACCTGCGCGTGCACAGCAAGCTGCACAACGGCGACAAGACGCATCAGTGCAGCGACTGCGGCCTGAAGATCAGCGACTTGGGCGCACTCAAGATCCACCTGCGCACTCACACTGGCGAGAGGCCCTACCACTGCACCGTCTGCGGCAACAAGTTCATCCGTCTGGCGCACCTGCGCAACCACCAGCGCACACACACCGGCGAGCGGCCCTACAAGTGCGACCAGTGCGACAAGAGCTTTACGCAGTCAGGGGACCTGGTGAAGCACAAGCGGACGCACTCCGGGGAGAAGCCCTTCGAGTGCCCCGAATGTCACCGCCGCTACACGTCATCCGGTGACCTGGGCAAGCACCGCCGCACTCACACCAACCTGCGGCCGTACATTTGTCAGGAATGCGGCAAGAGCTTCCGCCTGTCGGGTCATTTGAAGACGCACATGCTCACgcacaccggtgagaaaccgTTCTCCTGCCCCAACTGTCTGCGCAGGTTCGCCCGTTCCCACCATCTCTCCGGACACGTGGCTAAGTGTCGCTAA
- the LOC133480142 gene encoding oocyte zinc finger protein XlCOF6 isoform X2, translating to MKVEFVESLNRATVDDVVVMFKSEDEAGSRDGTEDGCTDGQMLDIRIKEEPRFPQISEESDLDLQAGCEYEVAVKLEDVIKEEEEEEDDDDRQDEDSQDGDQVEDDGEEDSTELLSEFFPCPHCDVSFTNLDFLEKHVKWVHQKEYLAELKKCLSDRDQSLIPEHTCTTCGSTFSSKVYLRVHVKEAHPSAPPRRLHPCPTCARSFQYLKNLKNHCQRWHDMSVVIRGGHLCCMHCGKSFKATWGQGPHLCNAPNTECEEKPICLDVGVECSVCGKKLRTPQSLEDHMRTHTGDRPFVCKDCGRRFVERSSWRQHALIHTGEKPHKCQVCGKAFQRGHQLKCHLTTHSAKKEFSCSQCGKEFGLKASLNLHLRTHSNEKPFHCVVCAKRFNTRKNLRVHSKLHNGDKTHQCSDCGLKISDLGALKIHLRTHTGERPYHCTVCGNKFIRLAHLRNHQRTHTGERPYKCDQCDKSFTQSGDLVKHKRTHSGEKPFECPECHRRYTSSGDLGKHRRTHTNLRPYICQECGKSFRLSGHLKTHMLTHTGEKPFSCPNCLRRFARSHHLSGHVAKCR from the exons ATGAAGGTGGAATTTGTGGAGTCGCTGAATCGGGCGACGGTGGACGACGTCGTGGTCATGTTCAAAAGTGAGGATGAAGCGGGGTCACGTGACGGCACGGAGGACGGTTGCACGGACGGGCAGATGCTCGACATCCGAATCAAGGAGGAGCCGCGCTTCCCCCAGATCAGCGAG GAGTCCGACTTGGACCTCCAGGCGGGATGCGAGTACGAGGTGGCTGTCAAGCTGGAGGACGtcatcaaagaagaagaagaagaagaagacgacgacgacagaCAGGACGAGGACTCACAAGATGGAGACCAGGTGGAGGATGACGGAGAGGAGGACAGCACAG AGTTGTTGTCCGAGTTCTTCCCCTGTCCTCACTGTGATGTCTCCTTCACAAACCTGGACTTCCTGGAGAAGCATGTCAAGTGGGTCCACCAGAAGGAGTACCTCGCCGAGCTCAAGAAATGTCTCTCTGACCGTGACCAAAGCCTCATCCCGGAGCACACCTGCACCACCTGCGGTAGCACCTTCAGTTCTAAAGTCTACCTGCGGGTCCACGTCAAAGAGGCCCACCCTTCCGCCCCACCTCGCCGTCTCCACCCTTGCCCGACATGTGCGCGTAGCTTCCAGTACTTGAAGAATCTGAAGAACCACTGTCAGCGCTGGCACGACATGTCGGTGGTCATCAGAGGTGGGCATCTGTGCTGCATGCATTGCGGGAAGAGCTTCAAGGCCACCTGGGGACAGGGGCCCCACCTGTGCAATGCGCCGAACACCGAATGCGAGGAGAAGCCCATTTGTCTGGATGTGGGTGTTGAGTGTAGCGTGTGTGGCAAGAAGTTGCGCACGCCCCAGAGTCTAGAGGACCACATGCGCACCCACACAGGCGACCGGCCGTTCGTGTGCAAGGACTGCGGCCGGCGGTTTGTGGAGCGAAGCAGCTGGCGCCAACATGCCCTGATCCATACGGGCGAGAAGCCGCACAAGTGTCAAGTGTGCGGGAAGGCCTTCCAGAGGGGACACCAGCTCAAATGCCACCTCACCACACACTCGGCCAAGAAAGAGTTCTCCTGCAGCCAATGCGGGAAAGAGTTTGGACTCAAAGCGAGCTTGAATCTCCACCTGAGGACGCACTCCAACGAAAAGCCTTTTCACTGCGTGGTTTGTGCCAAGAGATTCAACACCCGCAAGAACCTGCGCGTGCACAGCAAGCTGCACAACGGCGACAAGACGCATCAGTGCAGCGACTGCGGCCTGAAGATCAGCGACTTGGGCGCACTCAAGATCCACCTGCGCACTCACACTGGCGAGAGGCCCTACCACTGCACCGTCTGCGGCAACAAGTTCATCCGTCTGGCGCACCTGCGCAACCACCAGCGCACACACACCGGCGAGCGGCCCTACAAGTGCGACCAGTGCGACAAGAGCTTTACGCAGTCAGGGGACCTGGTGAAGCACAAGCGGACGCACTCCGGGGAGAAGCCCTTCGAGTGCCCCGAATGTCACCGCCGCTACACGTCATCCGGTGACCTGGGCAAGCACCGCCGCACTCACACCAACCTGCGGCCGTACATTTGTCAGGAATGCGGCAAGAGCTTCCGCCTGTCGGGTCATTTGAAGACGCACATGCTCACgcacaccggtgagaaaccgTTCTCCTGCCCCAACTGTCTGCGCAGGTTCGCCCGTTCCCACCATCTCTCCGGACACGTGGCTAAGTGTCGCTAA